The following coding sequences lie in one Euhalothece natronophila Z-M001 genomic window:
- a CDS encoding BaiN/RdsA family NAD(P)/FAD-dependent oxidoreductase, with the protein MQRVIVIGGGAAGFFAAITSASVSAKTEVILLEAARKPLGKVRISGGGRCNVTHHCFDPALLVQAYPRGGKALRGAFTRFQPQDTIAWFQNRGVDLKTEADGRMFPVTDNSETIVNCLVSEAKNQGVIIKTGVKVQWLSYENDQFVVELKNGETLYSDRALLATGSQRLAYQWAAQFGHKIIPPIPSLFTFHINDERLNNLAGVTVKEVVIQLNIKGKEKYQQTGELLITHWGISGPAVLKLSAYGARVIYDHGYNLGLIINWLPSENMETVKENLLAQKQETPRRQVMSFSPFAIPRRLWEKLATVAGISPTLRWAEISKKQVKALAKELTQGEFQMEGKGVFKEEFVTCGGVDLKGVNFKTMESKYISGLYFAGEILDIDGITGGFNFQNAWTTGWLAGQGMSSET; encoded by the coding sequence ATGCAGCGTGTAATCGTAATTGGCGGTGGTGCAGCTGGCTTTTTTGCGGCGATTACTTCTGCTAGTGTCTCCGCAAAAACAGAAGTCATCCTTTTAGAAGCTGCTAGAAAACCTTTAGGAAAGGTGCGAATTTCTGGGGGCGGAAGATGTAATGTCACCCATCACTGTTTTGATCCTGCACTATTAGTTCAAGCCTACCCTCGTGGTGGAAAAGCATTACGAGGGGCGTTTACACGCTTTCAGCCTCAAGATACGATTGCTTGGTTTCAAAATCGAGGGGTTGATTTAAAAACGGAAGCTGATGGACGAATGTTTCCTGTTACTGATAATTCGGAGACCATTGTTAATTGTTTAGTATCAGAGGCAAAAAATCAGGGAGTTATTATAAAAACTGGGGTAAAAGTGCAATGGCTTAGTTATGAAAACGACCAGTTTGTTGTAGAGTTAAAAAATGGGGAAACTTTATACAGCGATCGCGCTCTGTTAGCAACAGGAAGCCAACGACTTGCTTATCAATGGGCAGCTCAATTCGGTCATAAAATTATCCCCCCAATTCCTTCTCTGTTTACTTTTCATATTAATGATGAACGGTTAAATAATTTGGCAGGAGTTACCGTTAAAGAAGTAGTAATTCAATTAAATATTAAAGGCAAGGAAAAATATCAACAAACAGGCGAATTATTAATTACTCATTGGGGAATTAGTGGGCCAGCCGTTCTCAAATTATCAGCTTATGGGGCAAGAGTTATCTATGATCATGGGTATAATTTAGGACTGATTATTAACTGGCTTCCCTCAGAAAATATGGAAACCGTTAAGGAAAATTTATTAGCTCAAAAACAAGAAACACCCCGTCGCCAAGTGATGAGTTTTTCTCCTTTTGCAATTCCTCGTCGTCTTTGGGAAAAATTAGCTACTGTTGCTGGTATTTCTCCCACTTTACGTTGGGCGGAAATTTCTAAAAAACAAGTGAAAGCCCTAGCAAAAGAGTTGACTCAAGGTGAGTTTCAAATGGAAGGAAAGGGAGTCTTTAAAGAAGAATTTGTTACTTGTGGTGGCGTTGACCTCAAAGGGGTAAACTTTAAAACAATGGAAAGTAAATACATATCAGGGCTTTACTTTGCGGGAGAAATTTTAGATATTGATGGTATTACTGGCGGCTTTAATTTCCAAAACGCTTGGACAACAGGCTGGCTTGCTGGACAAGGAATGAGTAGTGAAACATGA
- the lpxD gene encoding UDP-3-O-(3-hydroxymyristoyl)glucosamine N-acyltransferase: MKFSVLVNQLTQKTPISANEGTNPEIKGVSAIEDATANTLSYIEGKKFATLINQTEASGLILPQDETLQAQATARGIAWMASPQPRLLFAQAIALFYRPFQPTPDIHPSAVIDPSAVLQENIYIGPNVVIYPEVRISSGVCIYGNVVIYPEVRISDRAILHANSTIHERSQIGKDCVIHSGAVIGGEGFGFVPTPQGWYKMQQSGCVVLEDGVEVGANSNIDRPAVGETRVGRNTKFDNAVHIGHSCQVGENCAFAAQVVLAGGVKVGNNVLIGGQSAIANNVTIGDGARATGHSGITRDVKAGEIVSGSPAVPNHIYLRSSAIYKRLPEMYRAFKRLAHKK, from the coding sequence ATGAAATTTAGTGTACTTGTTAATCAATTAACCCAAAAAACCCCCATCTCAGCTAATGAAGGAACAAACCCAGAAATTAAGGGAGTCAGCGCGATCGAAGATGCAACAGCAAATACCCTTTCCTACATTGAGGGAAAAAAGTTTGCTACTTTGATTAATCAAACCGAAGCTAGTGGTTTAATTTTACCTCAAGATGAGACGTTACAGGCTCAAGCCACTGCAAGAGGAATTGCTTGGATGGCTAGTCCACAACCACGACTTTTATTTGCTCAAGCAATTGCCTTATTTTATCGCCCCTTCCAACCCACTCCTGATATTCATCCGAGTGCGGTAATTGATCCCTCGGCGGTACTTCAAGAAAATATTTATATCGGGCCTAATGTGGTGATTTATCCTGAGGTAAGAATTAGTAGTGGGGTTTGTATTTATGGAAATGTGGTGATTTATCCTGAGGTAAGAATCAGCGATCGCGCGATTCTCCATGCTAATTCTACAATCCATGAACGCAGTCAAATTGGTAAAGATTGTGTCATTCATAGTGGCGCAGTGATTGGCGGTGAAGGTTTTGGCTTTGTACCTACCCCTCAAGGTTGGTACAAAATGCAACAATCAGGCTGTGTAGTGCTAGAAGATGGGGTAGAAGTGGGGGCAAATAGCAATATTGATCGCCCAGCAGTGGGAGAAACGCGAGTGGGGCGAAATACTAAATTTGATAATGCGGTTCACATTGGACACAGTTGTCAAGTTGGCGAAAATTGTGCTTTTGCTGCCCAAGTGGTGCTTGCAGGGGGTGTAAAAGTGGGAAATAATGTCTTGATTGGAGGACAAAGCGCGATCGCGAATAATGTCACCATCGGAGATGGCGCAAGGGCAACCGGTCATTCTGGAATTACCCGTGATGTGAAAGCAGGAGAAATTGTATCAGGATCCCCTGCAGTTCCTAATCATATTTATTTGCGATCTAGTGCCATTTATAAACGCCTTCCTGAAATGTATCGAGCATTTAAAAGGCTAGCGCATAAAAAGTAA
- a CDS encoding MoaD/ThiS family protein codes for MSNQITITVKLFAAYQEAYGVEEIKRQFPPQTEVKTVLEQIIQEQPQLEQWREITSFGINLDFVDPDTILKDGDEVVLIPPVSGG; via the coding sequence ATGTCAAATCAAATCACCATTACTGTCAAACTGTTTGCCGCCTATCAAGAGGCTTATGGGGTAGAAGAGATTAAACGCCAATTTCCCCCTCAGACTGAAGTGAAAACTGTATTAGAGCAAATTATCCAAGAACAACCGCAACTAGAACAGTGGCGTGAAATAACCAGTTTTGGCATTAACCTTGATTTTGTGGATCCAGACACTATCTTAAAAGATGGGGATGAAGTGGTATTAATTCCCCCTGTTAGCGGCGGATAA
- the mazE gene encoding type II toxin-antitoxin system MazE family antitoxin yields MSVKIRITLDEKLVKFIDQKASDRSQFVNKLLAEEQKREFTKQLARSYQEQEKDSTFQQEMQLWDSTVGDGLG; encoded by the coding sequence ATGAGTGTTAAAATCAGAATTACTCTCGATGAAAAGCTTGTGAAATTCATTGACCAAAAAGCATCTGATCGGAGTCAGTTTGTTAATAAACTTTTAGCTGAGGAACAAAAGCGAGAGTTTACTAAGCAACTTGCTCGTTCTTATCAGGAGCAAGAAAAAGATTCTACTTTCCAACAAGAAATGCAACTATGGGATTCTACTGTGGGAGATGGCTTAGGATAA
- a CDS encoding RNA-guided endonuclease InsQ/TnpB family protein produces MEQTLTLVVKLNVEPEQASQLEETAQAFANACTWVNENVNHRLTNRNSIQAVCYNDVKEKFGLKANHIVRACARVASNRKTAKHKGRKVKGFKPTSFDCDGRTFSFREKDWTVSVSTLGKRLRLALRASNYHKGKLTGRKPTSAQICKHKDGQWYCHIQITIDYPEPQKTDKVIGVDFGRREIARTSTNQGWDGKEVQQKRDKFSRVRSSLQKKARQGTRSSRRRCREVLKRLSGREKRYQKWINHNISKAIISEAKETNSAVAIEDLTGIRERTNQKPRNKTERRRSNSWAFYQLRTFLEYKGIKEGVKVISIPPAYTSQTCHCCNHIGIRTNKSFKCSNSECGWEGDADDNASEMIAKWGRSIVMRPGGSEILSCRISRATESQGAVI; encoded by the coding sequence ATGGAACAAACATTAACCTTGGTTGTAAAGCTAAATGTAGAACCTGAGCAGGCCTCTCAACTTGAGGAAACTGCTCAGGCTTTTGCTAATGCTTGTACTTGGGTGAATGAGAACGTAAACCATCGTTTAACCAATCGTAATTCCATTCAGGCTGTCTGCTATAACGATGTTAAGGAAAAGTTTGGATTAAAGGCTAACCATATTGTTCGTGCTTGTGCAAGAGTCGCCTCTAACCGAAAGACTGCCAAACATAAAGGTCGGAAAGTTAAAGGGTTCAAACCAACTTCTTTCGATTGTGATGGTAGGACTTTCTCTTTTCGGGAAAAAGATTGGACAGTTAGCGTCTCTACTCTTGGTAAGCGGTTAAGACTAGCCTTAAGAGCCAGCAATTACCATAAGGGTAAACTAACAGGGCGCAAGCCCACTTCGGCTCAAATTTGCAAACATAAAGATGGTCAATGGTATTGCCATATCCAAATCACCATTGATTATCCAGAACCCCAAAAAACTGACAAGGTTATTGGAGTTGACTTTGGGAGACGGGAAATAGCTAGGACATCCACTAATCAAGGATGGGATGGGAAAGAAGTTCAACAAAAAAGAGATAAGTTTTCTAGAGTAAGATCATCTCTTCAGAAAAAAGCGCGTCAGGGCACAAGATCATCTAGACGTAGATGTCGAGAGGTCTTGAAACGGTTATCAGGGCGTGAAAAGAGATATCAGAAGTGGATAAACCACAACATTAGTAAAGCAATTATCTCAGAAGCAAAAGAGACTAACTCCGCAGTGGCAATTGAAGACTTAACTGGTATTCGTGAACGAACTAACCAGAAACCCAGAAACAAGACTGAAAGAAGACGGTCTAACTCTTGGGCTTTCTATCAGTTAAGAACGTTCTTGGAATATAAAGGAATTAAAGAAGGAGTAAAGGTAATTTCTATTCCTCCAGCCTATACCAGTCAGACTTGCCACTGTTGCAACCACATTGGAATAAGAACCAATAAAAGTTTTAAGTGTTCTAACTCCGAATGTGGTTGGGAAGGAGATGCAGATGATAATGCTTCTGAGATGATAGCTAAATGGGGGCGATCAATTGTAATGCGTCCTGGAGGCTCGGAGATTCTATCTTGTAGGATTTCTAGGGCTACTGAAAGCCAAGGGGCTGTCATCTGA
- the thyX gene encoding FAD-dependent thymidylate synthase gives MDKFRVEVIKATPNPQQVMWLAMHQDYAEDLVWEKRDRAPDEAKAGENVIKYLLAGERGHYGPLEHPQITFNVGFFPHSMMQQIRTHRVGVSFDVQCLAGDTEVTFVQASGSLRKIKISELYDLWANGEKAVRERKICGRNNEKPGAYRRDCKKRLQKMPLRVLNEETGEFETSHIKDVICSGTQPVYRLTLEDGKTLDCTTNHKLLTTEGWQRMGEAVGLVSDGEVTKNQKDCWILCNGIAVLDKKISDNKQSRIKAHPVKVAKVEYLGLQTTYDLEVAEPWHNFVANGMVVHNSFRYTGKRILDVVDGKRNVEEVFYLRPVGDYTNRQGKRYSYTEEQRNADLEWCLEACKRYQQRINEGLAEEHARGIIPFDARQHFVMSCNARSLMHLLDLRWKKDAQLEAQKFCELLFQHFQEWTPQLAAWYEETRAKKARLSP, from the coding sequence ATGGATAAATTTCGAGTCGAAGTCATCAAAGCAACCCCCAATCCACAGCAAGTAATGTGGTTAGCAATGCATCAAGATTATGCAGAGGACTTAGTATGGGAAAAGCGCGATCGCGCTCCTGATGAAGCCAAAGCAGGGGAAAATGTTATTAAGTATTTATTAGCTGGAGAAAGAGGGCATTATGGGCCCCTAGAACATCCTCAAATTACTTTTAATGTGGGATTTTTTCCTCACTCCATGATGCAACAAATTCGCACTCATAGAGTTGGTGTGAGCTTCGATGTGCAGTGTCTTGCCGGTGATACTGAAGTCACTTTTGTTCAAGCCTCTGGTAGTCTCAGAAAAATCAAAATTTCTGAACTTTACGATTTATGGGCAAATGGAGAAAAAGCCGTTCGAGAACGTAAAATTTGCGGACGAAATAATGAGAAACCAGGTGCTTATCGCCGTGACTGTAAAAAACGCCTTCAAAAAATGCCCCTCCGTGTCTTAAATGAAGAGACAGGAGAATTTGAAACTAGTCATATTAAAGATGTCATCTGTAGTGGGACTCAGCCTGTTTACCGCTTGACATTGGAGGATGGAAAAACCTTAGATTGCACAACTAATCATAAACTGTTAACAACTGAGGGCTGGCAACGAATGGGTGAAGCAGTTGGTTTAGTTTCAGATGGAGAAGTAACTAAAAATCAAAAAGATTGCTGGATTTTATGTAATGGTATTGCTGTTTTAGACAAAAAAATTTCTGATAATAAACAATCTCGAATCAAAGCTCATCCTGTTAAAGTTGCGAAAGTTGAATATTTAGGCTTACAAACTACCTATGATTTAGAAGTAGCAGAACCTTGGCATAATTTTGTTGCAAATGGGATGGTTGTTCATAATTCCTTCCGATATACAGGAAAGCGTATTCTTGATGTTGTAGATGGGAAAAGAAATGTGGAAGAAGTATTTTATTTACGCCCCGTTGGAGATTATACCAATCGTCAAGGAAAACGCTATTCTTACACAGAAGAACAACGTAATGCTGATTTAGAATGGTGTTTAGAAGCCTGTAAACGTTATCAACAAAGAATTAATGAAGGGTTAGCAGAAGAACACGCTCGCGGTATTATTCCCTTTGATGCGCGACAACATTTTGTGATGAGTTGTAATGCGCGATCGCTGATGCACCTTCTTGATCTACGCTGGAAAAAAGATGCTCAGTTAGAAGCGCAAAAATTCTGTGAACTTCTCTTTCAGCATTTTCAAGAATGGACTCCGCAACTGGCAGCTTGGTATGAAGAAACTCGCGCTAAGAAAGCAAGATTATCTCCTTAG
- the dcd gene encoding dCTP deaminase → MALDISAMLKNDEWIKEKASQGMISPFESQQIRRLENDLPVISYGLSSFGYDIRLSPNEFRIFRHIPGTIVDPKNFNPANLEPTELCTDETGSYFILPAHSYGLGVALEKLDIPDNVTVICIGKSTYARCGLIANITPAEAGWRGYLTLEISNSSSADCKIYANEGIVQLVFLEGDPCSVSYEKRKGKYQEQPDRVTLARI, encoded by the coding sequence ATGGCACTGGATATAAGCGCGATGTTGAAGAATGATGAATGGATTAAAGAGAAGGCAAGTCAGGGGATGATTTCGCCCTTTGAATCGCAACAGATTCGGAGGCTAGAGAATGATCTCCCAGTCATTTCCTATGGCTTGAGTAGTTTTGGCTATGACATTCGACTCTCCCCCAATGAGTTTCGGATTTTTCGACACATTCCAGGAACGATTGTTGATCCGAAAAATTTTAATCCCGCTAATTTAGAACCTACGGAATTATGTACAGATGAAACTGGTAGTTATTTTATTTTACCAGCCCATTCTTATGGACTTGGTGTAGCATTAGAAAAGTTAGATATTCCTGATAATGTAACCGTAATTTGTATTGGAAAATCGACTTATGCACGTTGTGGTTTAATCGCAAATATTACCCCTGCAGAAGCAGGTTGGCGTGGTTATTTGACATTAGAAATTTCTAATTCTTCTAGTGCTGATTGCAAGATTTATGCCAATGAAGGAATTGTTCAATTAGTGTTTTTAGAAGGTGATCCTTGTTCAGTCAGTTATGAAAAGCGTAAAGGGAAATATCAAGAACAGCCTGATCGCGTTACTTTAGCTCGTATTTAA
- a CDS encoding CBS domain-containing protein, whose translation MVKTVADAMTTDPAVVQPETPLKEAIKLLVEKKISGLPVVNEEGKLVGVLSESDLMWQETGVDTPPYIMFLDSVIYLQNPAQYEKELHKALGQTVGEVMSDRPIAITRDRPLKEAAQVMHKREVRRLPVVDDKEAVVGIITRGDIVKTMADQ comes from the coding sequence ATGGTAAAAACAGTTGCAGACGCAATGACCACGGATCCAGCAGTGGTTCAACCCGAAACTCCCCTCAAAGAAGCAATTAAACTACTGGTAGAAAAGAAAATTAGTGGCTTGCCTGTAGTGAATGAGGAAGGAAAGTTAGTAGGAGTTCTATCCGAATCAGATTTAATGTGGCAAGAAACTGGAGTTGATACACCTCCTTATATTATGTTTCTTGATAGTGTAATTTATTTACAAAATCCAGCCCAATATGAGAAAGAACTCCATAAGGCTTTAGGGCAAACCGTGGGGGAAGTGATGAGTGATCGCCCCATTGCTATAACGCGCGATCGACCTCTCAAAGAAGCCGCGCAAGTCATGCACAAGCGAGAAGTGCGTCGTTTACCCGTAGTTGATGATAAAGAAGCGGTGGTCGGAATTATTACTCGCGGTGATATTGTAAAAACAATGGCAGATCAATAA
- a CDS encoding molybdopterin molybdotransferase MoeA — protein sequence MFSVEDTEKIILDAIQPLTATETVTLDAVAGRILATPVSSELDYPHEDNSAMDGYAARSRDLSQATSDHPVTLNIIEEIPAGVAPSHRLDKGQAARIFTGGMLPLGADTIIMQEETEREGDQVKVFSAPESGQFVRKQGSFYQAKQCLLPVSIPIKAPEIAILAAMQCREVSVYCRPRITMFSSGNELVMPNETLKRGQLVDSNQYALKELVKQQGGVAIPLGIIRDDKEALKSAIAQAISSSDLVISTGGVSVGDYDYIESILTELGGTIKINSVAIKPGKPLTFATFPNCYYFGLPGNPVSALVTFWRFVAPAIKKLSGQTSNIEPTFVTAKTQQALKANGKRETYLWGKVSAIGGEYQFHLAGGSHSSGNLINLAQTNALAVIPVGETQISAQKTVTVMLIN from the coding sequence ATGTTCTCTGTTGAAGACACCGAAAAAATCATTTTAGATGCCATTCAACCACTGACGGCGACAGAAACTGTCACCCTAGATGCTGTAGCAGGAAGAATTTTAGCAACTCCTGTGAGCAGTGAGTTAGACTATCCCCATGAGGATAATTCAGCAATGGATGGTTATGCAGCGCGATCGCGCGATCTCTCTCAAGCGACCTCCGATCATCCTGTTACCTTAAACATTATAGAAGAAATCCCTGCAGGAGTTGCCCCCTCTCACCGTTTAGATAAAGGACAAGCAGCCCGAATTTTTACAGGTGGGATGCTTCCCCTTGGTGCAGATACGATTATTATGCAAGAAGAAACAGAACGAGAGGGCGATCAAGTCAAGGTTTTTTCTGCGCCAGAAAGTGGGCAATTTGTCCGAAAACAGGGGAGTTTTTATCAGGCAAAACAATGCTTATTACCTGTCAGTATTCCCATTAAAGCACCAGAAATTGCGATTTTAGCGGCAATGCAATGTCGAGAAGTGTCCGTTTATTGTCGTCCTCGGATTACCATGTTTTCCAGTGGTAATGAGTTAGTGATGCCCAATGAGACGTTAAAGCGAGGACAATTAGTTGATTCTAATCAATATGCCTTAAAAGAACTGGTAAAACAACAAGGAGGGGTGGCAATTCCATTAGGAATTATTCGGGATGATAAAGAAGCCTTAAAAAGCGCGATCGCGCAAGCTATTTCTTCTTCTGATCTCGTTATTTCGACAGGTGGTGTTTCTGTTGGCGATTATGATTATATTGAGAGTATATTAACAGAATTAGGTGGAACCATTAAAATTAATTCGGTTGCCATTAAACCCGGAAAGCCCCTTACTTTTGCGACTTTTCCCAATTGTTACTATTTTGGTTTACCGGGAAACCCTGTTTCTGCTTTAGTTACCTTTTGGCGATTTGTTGCCCCAGCGATTAAAAAATTATCAGGTCAAACTAGCAATATTGAACCCACTTTTGTTACGGCAAAAACTCAACAAGCATTAAAAGCTAATGGCAAACGAGAAACTTATTTATGGGGAAAAGTAAGCGCGATCGGTGGCGAGTATCAATTCCATTTAGCTGGAGGAAGCCACAGTTCTGGTAACTTAATTAATCTTGCTCAAACTAATGCTTTAGCCGTAATTCCAGTGGGAGAAACCCAAATTTCAGCACAAAAAACTGTAACAGTTATGCTGATTAATTAG